The window GTCAGCTCAGAAGGTAACTGACTCGATGCACTCAAGCATAATGACCATGAAAATGGCAGGCATTGTGTAGATAGACCAGAAGTTTAATGAGCAATGCCCTTTGTCGATTTTTTTTATGAAATGAGCAGTGTCAATGTGCCACTACATAAGATCAAATGGATCAAATCAGGTTACATAATTTCAACAACATCGAATGTTCTCTACATTCATAAAGATCCCTGATGCACATTCACATATGCCAGGCCCGTGTTAGACCCGTGTTCTTGTAGGATACAACAGAAGGCCAAGTTTGGAGACTCAAAACTCTCTGATTCTTGCTCTATCCTGTCCTCGATCACGTACAACATTAACATACAGACCAAGATACTCGTTCGGCGATCCAGAACAAGAGAAGTTAGTGTCATGTCTGATAAGGTATGCAACAATTCCGGTTCTGGACCAGCTTACCCTTCTATATTTTCAACAGAACTGAAAGTCTGAAGTCTGAAGCAGTTGATACAATGCAAACTGAAAGGAAATCCATCAAGCTTCAAGGGCAAAGATCGTTGTTTCAGGAATAGGGATGTCACTCTAGAATAGACCTTGCCACAAATAGGGGTGTCCATGTTTCTCTAGGATAGACCTTACCATATGTAATATTCCTGGACGTGAACAGATCCGCATTTCTTAGACCAAATAGCAAGTTCATCCCACCCACATCTGGTGGTAAACATCAGCACTACATCTAGGGAGAGGAAATATCAAGTGCAAGTTCTCTAGTCTGGACAACACGACAGCATTATTTATTTGAAAGAACCGGAGACTTCAGATGACTAGTGGAAAGAGTAAGATGTGAGGATCAACACCGGGTTCGTTCCATTGTGATGTTTGTCATGCACCGAGTTATCGGAATAATCAATCTGAAAGCATAAACGGTTAAAAGAACTGGTTCAACATACTAGATATACCAGAAGTTTAATGACCATGAAATGAGCAATGCCATTACATAAGATCAAACGGATCAAAGCAGCTTACATTGTCTCAACAATATCGAATGTTCTGAACATCCATAAAGATCCCATGATGCACATCAACACATGCCAGATCATTGTTAGATCCGAGTTCTTGTAGGATACAACAGGCGGACGAGTTTGGAGACTCAAACTCTCTGATTCTTGATCTATCGTGCCCTTGACCAAGTAGAACATAATATACAGACCAAGATACTCATTCGGTGATCCGGAACAAGAGAAGTTAGTGTTGTGTCTTATAAGGTATGCAGTGATTCCGGTTTTGGACTAGCTTACCCTTGTATATTTTCCACAGAACTTGTTCTCTGCAGTCTGAAACAATTGATACAATGGAAACTGAAAGGAAATCCATCAAGAGCCTCAAGGGCAAAAGTCATTGTTTCAAGAACAGGGGTGTCTCTCCAGAATAAACCTTACCATAAATAGGGGTGTCTCTCTAGGATAGACCTTACCATATGTAATATTACTGTACGTGAACAGATCGACATTTTAGCAAGTTCATGATTCCACCCACATGATCCATTTTTACGCATCATTACAGGCTTGAACTTGCAAATGGCCGACCTACACACACCTCTGTTCGTACACATCAGCACTATATCTAGGGAGAGGAAATAACAAGTGCAAGTTCTCTACACTGGATAACACGGCGACATTTATTTATTTGAAAGAAGCAGAGACTTCATAGTTCATATGAGTAGTGGAAAGAGTAAGACGTAAAGATCAACACAGGGTTCGTTCCATTGTGATGTTTGTCATGCACAGAGTTATCGGGATAATCAATCTAAAAAGCACAAACGGTTAAAAGAACTGGTTGAACATACAAGATCAAGAAACTTCAATACTCCCTCCGATCCGAATTAATTGACGCAGCCTCTATACAACAACAAACCATCTACTATGTTTCTAGATTTTAATAGGCTGCAGGATGCAAAATCACAGATGTTAAACTACAAATGTAGTTGATACTCAGTAACATGGGCTACCAATAGGGCAAAACTGTCCTCGGAAGTACTGTTAGAATCATGAATCATGACTTGATCTTTAACATTGGCACTAGAAACATAAGCCTAATCTAGAATTATATCATTCTAGAAGACCAGCCTATTTGAATCCTTCAAATTTGATCTTACCCTGATATGCCTTAACAACATCTGGCACATCATCAGCATGCCTCAACACATACCTGGTCTCGAAATTCCTGGAACTGCCAAGCAATGCCTGAAGCAATTTGATATCTCTCCGAATCCTCCCCTCCCTCATCAACACAGTCAGCACGGCGCACCTCGGCAGGATGCACTTCTCCAAGCTATAGCCTAGAACTACAGGCCGCGCAATTACATCACTTATTCCAAGCTTCAGCTCGTCCAGCAGGAATCGGACCTTCTTTTTTATGCTCTCATCGGTGAAAAGGAAAATGGTGGGCTGCGTCTTGAAGGCCTGCAGCAACTCACCCTCTGACAGCCCGAAGCTCTGGTAAAATGCCATTTTCCGCAGCCATGAGTCCCTCTTAACACCGGACATCGCACGGAAGCAGTAGAGGAAGCGTGGGTCCAAGACGGACATGCCCATCGCCTTGAGTTCCTCAAAGATTTCGCTGATGCGATCCGGTGACGACAAGAGCACGCCCAACCGGATGACGAGTAGCTTCGAAATGTCGGCCTCTGTGAGGCCGCCGCGGCGGAGAGCTTCCACGGCGGGGCGCATGTTGTTATCGAGGTCCACAGCAAGGCCGCGGGGGACGCGGTGAAAAGCGCGGCGGAGGTCGTCGTCGCTGCCGATGATCCCGCGGAGGAACTGGATGGCGGGGACGAGGTGCTTGTCGAGGCTGCGTGCGAGCAGCAAAGGCTCAGTTGCGAGCTTGTGGGTCTCGAAGCCTAGGGAGGCGAAAAAGTCGAGCTTGGGGCGGAGGATCCGCTCGGGGTCAGCGACGAGGATAACCGGGGCGCTGCGCAAGGTCCGGACGATGTCCGCGTCGGTGAAACCGTAGATCTTGAGGAGGGCGCGCACAGCGTCGGCCTTGTCGGTGGAGCGGATGCGGAGGTGTTGAGCGGTGGTGGCCGCGCCAGCGGCGGCGGGGGAGAGGCCGCACGAGATGAGGTAGGAAACGGTGTCGGGGCAGGGCTCCGAGCTCGGGACTTCGGCGACGGCGGGCGAGGTGTAGCAGTGGGCGAGAGGAATGGTGCCAGGGATGAATTCGAGGAGGTttgtgccgccgccgccgccagcgatTTGATGGATTCGGAGGGCGAGCCGCCGCCGGCAGATGGAGGCGAACATGATGGAATGATGGATGGGGCGGACTAGTGTGGGAGGGGCGGCCTCCGGGGGAGATACCTTCAAAAAAAACAAGGGGGCCGGATACCTTCGCGGATTTGGAAAAAAGTTTACCAAAATGCCACATATCAATTCGGCCCCGCGGCTCCGCGACCGGCGACGGCCGACGAGCGCCACCAGGTTCCTTCACCACTGCCCCATGCCGCTCCTTTCTCTCGCTCTGCTCGCCATCCCCATCTCATCTCTCCTCTCGACCACTATGCAGAATGACGCCTCCGCCGCCGTCCATCATCGGAAATGCTGCCTCCGACAAGCCATCCTCAGGATCCCACCATTCCCGAACTGATCTGCAAGTCCTACCGCACACACGGGAAGGGGGTGTGGCGGTGGCGGACATGGCCATTGGCGACCTCCACATTCTCTCGCGTCCGCTCCCGTTTAAGGCCCAGTTCGTCCCCAAGGCGCTCCGCTTCCACCGCAACCTCGCCGCCACCGGGAAGGCCCATTTTGAGACGCAGCGCAAACCGTCGTCGGTGGATCCCTTCCCCATTGCGCCAATGAGACAGTGATATTGCCTCTTCtccggtgtgtgtgtgtgtgtgtgtgtgtggggggggggggggggggggggggggggggtgaggacAGTGGCTTTGATTTTTAGGAATGACTTTTTTTATTGTTGCTGCTATTCTTTTTGTAATTGTGCGGTAGCATAGCAAATTATCATCTATAGGAATGGTATATTTACATTATACATATCATATTTTAGTTGTGTTGTCATGACAAATTAACTTTCCATTAGTTTAGTCGAtgtttttgccatggcaaatttataATGTTACTATGGCAAAATTAactttttgccatggcaaattctTTGTTCATAATTTGTTCTTTTTTACACACACTGCGAATTTCTCATACAAACATGGAAATTCTAATCAAAATACCATGGCAAAAGTGCAATGTTTTGTTTTCCTTCGCTAATTTTGCAAAGTTCATGGCAACTTCCATCTTTGTCCTTGTTCATAAACAATTGCAATTGCTCTATATGACTTTTCATGTGATTTGTCGTGGCACTTTTTTTTTATCTAAACACATGGCAGGCATGTTCAAAAACATGGCAAAATTATAGATGTTCACGAACATGGCAACTTAACATGTTCAAAAACATGACAAACTTACCATGGCAACTTCGCCATGTTAAAAAACATGGCAATGTTATAGATGTTCAAAAACATGGCAACTTAATATGTTCAAAAAACATGGCAAACTTAAGATGTTTTTGGCAAATGTATTAACGGGGCATGGAAAAAATGCTTTTATTCATAGCCAAAAGTGGGATTTTTCTACATTTTCTTTGCCATGACAACTTTACTTTCAATGAAATGGAaaattttactttatttttttGACATGGAAAATTTATTGTATAGAGCATGGCAATTTTGATTTAAATATGAAGGCAAATTTACATTTTACAGAACATGACAAATTTTAATATTTAGCATGGCAAATATACTTTTGTAGCCATAGCaattttaattttatttctaTGGAAAAATTACTCtattttttgccatggcaaattttaaTCCATTTTTGCCATGGAAAAATGTACTCCATTTTTTTGCCATGGCATACTTTTAATGACATGGCAATCTTTTTGATATTAATTTGTAGATAAAAATTCTTTTTTCTATTGCAACATGAGAAAATTTACTTTCTTTGAGACCATGGGAATTTAACTCCTTGGAGCATAGCATTTGTAGTTTATGTATCATGGTACACTATCTTTCTCTTGCAAAAAAATGACAAAAGAATTATAATACAATACAACAATTTTTTTAATATGCATGGTAATTTTTGTTCATGTACTAAAAATACCCCCAACAAGTTCTAGTTCATCAAACATATCATGACAAAGTGTGTCTCATACATTGTAGCATAATTTGAAACATCTTTTTAGAATCGTCACACGACAATTTGTAAGATATTTGTATTTTCACTTGTCAAATTTAATTAGTAGCATGGCAAATTTATTttcattttatattaatttttttcctttttccatgGCAAATGATCACTTTacttttgccatggcaaattttcTACGTTTTTGTTTTCAATGTCAAATTTACTTTCAATGACATGGCAAATTTTACTTTATTTTTCCATGGCAAATGTTACATTTTCTCATGATCACATACATGGctattttatttcattttctgTCAAAGGTTTCCACTTCTGCCATGGCAAATTTCTATGCTTTTTGCTATGGCAACTTTTACTTTTAATGTGATGGACATTTTAACTTTATTTTTTGCCATGGTAAATTTTACTTTTACTATGAATCTGCCATGACATTTTTTTGTTACTATGATGGAAATTACCATAAATTTTTTCTGTTGGGTCATTAGAAAAAAGAAATCTTTTAATCCATGGCaattttcaatttttttaatatGTTGAAAAAATAGTAGCACAACACATACTGGCCTTTATTTGccattgcaagaaaaacaaaattggggctattttttgttgggctttatttttcctttttcatttttACTGGGAGAGGGGCGATGTGGAGACGTTTGGGCTGTGGGGCATCTCCCACCGAACGAGATCATTCGGGTGGCTGGTCCCTCGTGTCGTACATTTTCGTTCGGTTGGGGGTTCCCCACACCATATGTACGACAGATATGGGCGTCCAAAGTTTATAGATTTgcaaaaaaaatcacaaaataaTAAACAAAAAACTCACGGATCtaaaaaaatcatgaaatttGAAAAAGGTTTGTGAGTTTGGAAAAAATCCATTGATATTTGTAAAAGAAATTcacggatttgaaaaaagtttacAAATTGAAAAAAACTTCAAATAGAAAAAGTTCCATGTATTTGAAAAGAAGAaaagggaaaaagaaaaaaaagatataaaaagaaagaaaaaaccgAACAAAACCGGTCTAGAAAAATCTAAAACAAAAGAAAATCTTTTACCTTGCAAGATGCGCTCCAAGCCGCTTGAGGAAACCctatgtcacgcccaatatgcgatactatcctaaagagactcgaaggtcccaccaaggatagaaccgcatattgaaacgcttttgcaaggtggatatcattacatcaacattacataatagacgGGGATACATACCAGGCATACAAATGTCGCAAGAATACAtgaatacatcatacataagatcaacatccgactacggatgaaacacaaacagaagctcaaacgacatccaccctgctagcccaggctgccgacctggaacctatcccctgatcgcaGAAGAAGCGGAAGCAGAACTCCAAAACATCGCTcgcgcgtcatgatcatcgcaaaacctgtacctgcaactgttgttgtagtaatctgtgagccacgaggactcagcaatcccattaccatgggtatcaagactagcaaagcttaatgggtatggaaaggataagtggtgaggttgcagcagcgactaagcaatgtatggtggctaacttacgcaaataagagcgagaagagaagcaacggaacggtcgtgaaactagcaatgatcaagaagtgatcctgaactcctacttacgtcagacataacccaaaaaccgtgttcacttcccggactccgccgaaaagagaccatcacggttacacacgcggttgatgcgttttaattaagtcaagtgtcaacttctctacaaccggatattaacaaattcccatctgccacataaccgcgggcacggctctcaaaagcttataccctgcaggggtgtcccaacttagcccattataagctctcacggtcaacgaaggatattccttctcccgggaagacccgatcagtctcggaatcccggtttacaagacatttcgacaatggtaaaacaagaccagcaaagccgcccgatgtgccgacaaatcccgataggagctgcacatatctcgttctcagggcacaccggatgagcaagacgtcgggttggcatagaccctggttgcccagggggcgccggacatcgctcggtttggaccagcacttggagaagcagtggcccggggggttaaaataaagatgaccctcgggagcatGACTACCTAGGaaaaaaaggctaggtgaggcaaatgtaaaaccaaggttgggccttgctggaggagttttattcaaagcgaactgtcaagggggtcccataaatcacccaaccgcgtaagggacgcaaaatcaaggaacataacaccagtatgacggaaactagggcggcaagagtggaacaaaacaccaggcataaggccgagcttTCCACCCTTTACAaggtatatagatgcattaataatataagagatattgtgatatcccaacaaagttcatgatatccatgttccaacatggaacaaacttcaacttcacctgcaactagcaacgctataagaggggctgagcaaaagcggtagcatagccaaacaacggtttgctaggaagggtgaaaaggttagaggctgacatggcaatttgggaggcttgaaaagcaagtgataggtagcgcatcATAGCGaaagaacgaagcaactagcatagcaatgatagtaatgagatccaaggtgatggtcatcttgcccgaaatcccgctaggaagaagaacgagcccatgaagaagatgaagccacgaagacgaaccaagcgtagacgaacgaatcctcacgatcgcaacgaaacgggaactatcgagaagaagcacagaacatggtaaacacaccacacatgaacaaggcatgatgctcaaccaagtatgatgcatgacaaggctacatgaagctactcatggcaaaaaatgatgcatacaagaacaacacatcaaagcaagtttaaatgaggccggaaacaacctaTAACAAATCCGATAAGTCCCCATATGCAagtttcgaaattggtccagatctgaacaaATATTAatttgaagttgttaaacagcaatttaaagagcaccatgatgatctacacgaaattctagtcaagttacatataaagttcttTTAATTCGGAgttacggcctagaagatatgagcaaaacaagttaaacatggcattaatgcaaaatgcatacaaacatcaagcaaacacctcaaaacaaggatgcaacaaggtaacatgaaactacatgcaaaactaagcaagtttcatatagagcatgctcaaaacggagcaacggttcatcacatacactccaaacaagatataacaacaatctgtccaaaacagcaactaggcatcttgcaagtaTCATGAAAATATGCTACAACACCTCAACATGAAACCAAAatgcatggacatgatgtacaggtaaagcacaacaaaacatgaacactgagctatctccagaaaacactataacatgctcaaaaggacatggcaagattgcaaataataacagtttcacagacttcgCAGAAATCACTGTGCATGTCAGAAAttacatcaggttgcaaagtttagagctatcaaacaacatgctacaggaacagatcatagcaaacaaaggaaTGGAATGAATCTAATAATTTCATAGaataaaagtcccttactgatgacgagccaaaaaggtacagaagatatgatagcacccatgtaaacatagcaaggttcatgacagattcagacttagtgaaaataacagttcatggcagaaacaacgataagtagacatgttggtgagcttgaaccactcacaacagagcatttcatggcatgtgaagtcAACCAACAGCAAGAAggcataaatatgaagctaagaatggcaatagcatagtcatacggtgcatggatcactagcaaaacacatgtcaaaactgaacttcatgttaacaggctgacaccaacattatttagcaatttgagagcaagtttgcaacaagctacacaggctataaatgcaaccaagggcatggatggatatatCATCACATGTGTAAGAAAatatccttagtgaacatctccaggtTATGCATAGAACGACTTGTAGAAGCAGgctaacatggcatcacaatgttacaactacagacttggcagaaatgaccaagtcacagaaatcagcaacatcacgaaGGCTACTTTGCAAGCTTGTAACAACCTACATATGGCATATCCTGAAAAGTGGATTGCACCACAGCAAAGACGGCATGTTTTAGCTCATAACACATGTAGACATCATTCTCAAAATAAAATCACACAAAAAGATACAAAAATGGCAAATGAGCAAGTTCTGTTAAACTACAGCAGACAACATCATATAGCagtcttgcaacgatgattaagACATCAAGCTTAACTCAAACAAGCATGTCCCAGTGGAATAAAATTAAGAGCATatgatgatgaacattttgatatattgtACATGCAAAACGAAGCTATATACATGAAGATATGGCATGTCAAAGATGTACACATGGAGTTGGAAAACTAGGGACTTAGCAGAATTTTACCCTCGCGAAAAGTCAACGCGGGACGAGGACGAGCGGGACGGAGGGATCCAGGGCGCGGGGAGGCCGTTTGGTTGGAGGGACCGGTGGATCTGGTCCCGGTTGACCAGATCCGGGCGAGGACGGCGTCGGGGTGCTCCGGCGAGCGGAGGTGGCGCGTaaggcggcggtcggcggcggtggcgtcCGCGGGGCGAGGCGCGGTCGCCGGGCGCCTCGGGCGTGGCGGGGCGGGAAAAGGCATTATGTAgccgaggaaaagctcaccagcttatttaatatggaggacattgtcggataaaatccgacaaaagggtctggtggtccacaagggatctgatgtgagcatcagtactcaaccagaggaagaagaatgcaaggagatcagactatagaaacaactgactaactcacaagctcaaatgcaaaggaattatgaattccaagacaagggatcagaagcaatgctctgattagggatggataagttgaatagccttaggggtacaatcgatgacgatttgattggtcgagatccagctcatgttaaagatgtctgagccggaaggatgaattctaggatctgattgaggaatgcgagcattcgcaacatattgaatcaattgactcaaaaagataatgacaaagggtgccaataagatttcgagacttatgggattaatcataatgctagtaagcaagaatttcaagagcaacaggctgctgaggattttcggaagatcgaatggtatttcaaagactttgtgaaatacatgaatcatttggggatgagcggatactcgataagtgcgagaaattattcgtaggggtattcaggtggaaaagaactgcaaggcagtggTACAAGAAATTCTTAAAAAGCCGGAGAGCAATTCGATGTATCTGGTAATAACATGAGAAACTCAGAGTAATTGTATGAACAACAAGTGTATGTTGTTATCCATATGGATATATCGGTAGTAGGGAATTGAAAAGGcagagggcacaagggtctcgggaatgatcgaagagtatcttcaacatcttctggtgcagtcggcgaccatctgtgaaaaagggctctccgggagaaagtatttacgagaacctacagttagtccttttagcaaaatcatttaacccgaatagaagagagatcagagtcccagagtataggcagggagtaaaagatcctaataccacccaatggcgacgtgggcccataacccacaggtcccaggatcgaaacctggctctgataccaacttgtgacgcccccgatttgaccgtacactaatcatgcacgcaaatgtgtacgatcaagatcagggactcacgggaagatatcacaacacaactctaaaacataaataagtcatacaagcatcataatacaagccaggggcctcgagggctcgaatacaagtgctcgatcacagacgagtcagcggaagcaacaatatctgagtacaaacataagttaaacaagtttgccttaagaaggctagcacaaactgagatacagatcgaacgaggcgctggcctcctgcctaggatcctcctaactactcctagtcgtcgtcagcggcctgcacgtagtagtaggcacctccagtgtcgtaggagtcgtcgtcgatggtggcgtctggctcctgggttccagcatctggttgcgacaaccaggtagaaaggaagggggggaagagggagaaaggcaaccgtgagtactcatccaaagtactcgcaagcaaggagctacactacatatgcatgggtatatgtgtaaaggggcatatcagtggactgaactgcagaatgccagaataaaaggaggatagctagtcctgtcgaagactacgcttctggccatctccatcttgcagcatgtagaagagagtagattgaagtcctccaagtagcatcgcatagcataatcctacccggcgaccccctcctcgtcgccctgttagagagcgatcaccgggttgtatctggcacttggaagggtgtattttattcagtatccggttctagttgtcataaggtcaaggtacaactccgggtcgtccttttaccgagggacacggctattcgaatagataaacttccctgcaggggtgcaccacataacccaacatgctcgatcccatttggccggacacactttcctgggtcatgcccggcctcgtaagatcaacgcgtcgcagccccacctaagcacaacagagaggtcagcacgccggtctaaacctatgcgcgcaggggtctgggcccatcgccctatgcacacctgcacgttgcgtacgcggccggaagcagacctagcccccttaatacaagcgcgagcttacggtctaatgcggcgcgcgccactcagtcgctgacgtcaaaaagagcttcggctgataccacgacgccgggatacccataactactcccgcgtagatggttagtgcgtatagaccaaatggccagactcagatcaaataccaagatctcgttaagcgtgttaagtatctgcgaacgccgaccagggccaggcccacctctctcctaggtggtctcaacctgccctgtcgctccgccacaaagtaacagccgggggccgtcaggaacccaggcccacctctaccggggtggagccacctgtcctttcagccccctcatcagaatcacttgcgggtactcaacgagccgacccgactttagtcaccacatgtgtcatgtatataatgtatatagtatatacccgtgatcacctcccgaagtgatcacggcccagtagtatagcatggcagacggacaagagtgtagggccactgatggaacactagcatcctatactaagcagtaggatagcatgtaagggtaacaactgtagcaacaatgacaggctatgcatcaggataggattaacggaaagcagtaacctgctacactactctaatgcaagcagtatagagaagaatatgcgatatctggtgatcaagggggggcttgcctggttgctcagacaaggaggggtcgtcggtgacgtagtcgaccacaggggcatcagcatcgtcacggggtctaccgaagagaagaggggggagaaacagtaaatacatagcaagcaagtgcataacaggacaacaggcagagctagacgtgttctaacgcggtatgaggtgataccggtgaaggggggaaacatccgggaaagtatccccggtgtttcacgttttcggacagatgaaccggaggtgaaatgttgcaggttcactatgctagggacgcgtggtgaacgaacgggctgcgtatcttgattcgtctcgtcgttctgagcaactttcatgtagaaagtattttcatccgagttacggattattttatatgattttctaaagatttaatcattttctaaattttaattaattatttaatccaacattatccaaagcagtcatctgacacgtgggtcccacatgtcatcgactgattagggtaattagggttaactaattaattaactattaattaaattagattaatctaaacagggttaattaactaattatttatttatttattttattttttatttttttatatttttttaattcttttttttatATAAACGTTCTCaggggcgggccccacttgtcatatGCACAGGGGTCTTAGCGGGTTAGCGGGCA is drawn from Aegilops tauschii subsp. strangulata cultivar AL8/78 chromosome 1, Aet v6.0, whole genome shotgun sequence and contains these coding sequences:
- the LOC109774070 gene encoding transcription termination factor MTERF15, mitochondrial-like, with amino-acid sequence MFASICRRRLALRIHQIAGGGGGTNLLEFIPGTIPLAHCYTSPAVAEVPSSEPCPDTVSYLISCGLSPAAAGAATTAQHLRIRSTDKADAVRALLKIYGFTDADIVRTLRSAPVILVADPERILRPKLDFFASLGFETHKLATEPLLLARSLDKHLVPAIQFLRGIIGSDDDLRRAFHRVPRGLAVDLDNNMRPAVEALRRGGLTEADISKLLVIRLGVLLSSPDRISEIFEELKAMGMSVLDPRFLYCFRAMSGVKRDSWLRKMAFYQSFGLSEGELLQAFKTQPTIFLFTDESIKKKVRFLLDELKLGISDVIARPVVLGYSLEKCILPRCAVLTVLMREGRIRRDIKLLQALLGSSRNFETRYVLRHADDVPDVVKAYQGKIKFEGFK